A window of Cryptomeria japonica chromosome 3, Sugi_1.0, whole genome shotgun sequence contains these coding sequences:
- the LOC131058281 gene encoding germin-like protein 1-1 — protein sequence MANRMIYFTLGFFLLICCYTHNVMAYDPDPLQDFCVADLASKVVVNGFPCKAPMAVSAHDFFFQGLRQPGNTNNAVGSNVTAANVMQIPGLNTMGISLVRIDFAVGGINPPHTHPRATEILFLMEGELFVGFIDTNDTFFSKTLEKGDVFVFPKALVHFQQNVGHENAVAISGLSSQFPGVQVIANSLFAANPPIPDSVLSKAFRIGQKLVERIKAKFM from the exons ATGGCTAATCGCATGATTTACTTCACGTTGGGATTTTTCCTGTTGATATGTTGTTACACCCACAATGTCATGGCATATGATCCAGATCCCTTGCAAGATTTCTGCGTTGCAGACCTGGCAAGCAAAG TTGTGGTAAACGGGTTCCCTTGCAAAGCCCCAATGGCAGTTTCGGCACACGACTTCTTCTTCCAGGGACTGCGGCAGCCAGGGAACACAAACAATGCAGTAGGCTCCAACGTAACGGCGGCAAACGTTATGCAGATACCTGGCCTTAATACGATGGGAATATCGCTGGTCCGCATCGATTTTGCCgtgggtggaataaatcctcctcacacACACCCAAGAGCCACTGAAATCCTTTTTCTAATGGAAGGCGAGCTTTTTGTGGGGTTTATTGACACCAACGACACGTTTTTCAGCAAAACGttggagaagggagatgtgtttgtatttccaaaggcacttgttcatttccagcagaatgtggggCATGAAAATGCAGTGGCCATATCTGGATTGAGCAGCCAGTTTCCGGGAGTTCAGGTAATCGCGAATTCTCTGTTTGCAGCGAATCCCCCTATTCCCGATTCCGTATTGAGTAAAGCCTTCCGCATCGGTCAAAAACTTGTGGAGCGCATTAAGGCAAAATTCATGTAA